In Paenibacillus sonchi, a single genomic region encodes these proteins:
- a CDS encoding DUF2273 domain-containing protein — MFWKAVWESHGGRIAGVTFGVVLGLIYLISGFWDMLFFALVVFIGYTLGQRKDTAQPPLFQWQELVQRLSGRWRPFK; from the coding sequence ATGTTCTGGAAAGCAGTATGGGAAAGTCACGGAGGTAGGATTGCCGGGGTCACCTTCGGTGTCGTTCTCGGGTTGATTTATCTGATTAGCGGTTTTTGGGATATGCTGTTCTTTGCACTGGTTGTGTTCATAGGATATACGCTTGGCCAAAGAAAGGATACCGCCCAGCCGCCGCTGTTCCAGTGGCAGGAGCTGGTCCAGCGGCTGTCCGGGCGCTGGCGTCCCTTCAAATGA
- the xseB gene encoding exodeoxyribonuclease VII small subunit yields MAKEAELELDFEGAMERLEEIVRELEHGDVPLEKAIDLFQQGMKLSQLCGNKLEQVERKIEMITEMDGELRKKPFGARLEGDSDEPV; encoded by the coding sequence ATGGCGAAGGAAGCTGAATTGGAACTGGATTTTGAGGGAGCGATGGAGCGGCTGGAAGAAATCGTGCGGGAGCTGGAGCACGGCGACGTTCCCCTGGAGAAGGCAATCGATTTATTTCAGCAGGGCATGAAGCTGTCGCAGCTGTGCGGGAACAAGCTGGAGCAGGTGGAACGCAAAATCGAAATGATCACCGAGATGGACGGCGAGCTGCGCAAGAAACCGTTCGGTGCCCGGCTGGAAGGTGACAGCGATGAGCCCGTTTGA
- the folD gene encoding bifunctional methylenetetrahydrofolate dehydrogenase/methenyltetrahydrofolate cyclohydrolase FolD → MTAAIISGKQVSDEIRTGIAREVAQLAERGVKPGLAVVLVGEDPASQVYVRNKEKSSTELGFHSEVHRLDAATSQEDLLALVAELNRRDEIDGILVQLPLPEHIDEKAVINAIAVEKDVDGFHPINVGNLVIGDDSLLPCTPAGVIELIKRTGTGMSGKHAVVIGRSNIVGKPVSLLLQRENATVTMCHSRTANIAELSRQADILVVAIGRANFIDGSFVKPGAVVIDVGMNRLDNGKLAGDVDYESAKEVAGYITPVPGGVGPMTITMLMANTLTAAKRRRGLDQE, encoded by the coding sequence ATGACAGCAGCAATCATCAGCGGTAAACAAGTATCTGACGAAATTCGTACGGGCATTGCCCGGGAAGTTGCCCAACTGGCCGAACGGGGTGTAAAGCCCGGGCTTGCTGTTGTGCTGGTCGGTGAAGATCCGGCTTCCCAGGTCTATGTGCGCAACAAAGAGAAGTCCAGTACTGAGCTTGGGTTCCATTCAGAAGTGCACAGACTGGACGCGGCAACTAGCCAGGAGGATTTGCTGGCGCTGGTGGCCGAGCTGAACCGCCGGGATGAGATTGATGGAATACTGGTTCAGCTTCCGCTTCCGGAGCACATTGACGAGAAGGCTGTCATTAATGCCATTGCTGTAGAAAAAGATGTGGACGGCTTCCATCCGATCAATGTGGGGAATCTGGTCATCGGGGATGACAGTCTTCTGCCCTGCACGCCTGCAGGTGTGATCGAGCTGATCAAACGCACAGGCACCGGAATGTCCGGCAAGCACGCGGTCGTTATCGGACGCAGCAACATTGTCGGCAAACCGGTATCCCTGCTGCTCCAGCGCGAGAATGCAACAGTGACCATGTGTCACTCACGCACCGCAAATATCGCCGAGCTTAGCCGCCAGGCGGATATTCTCGTGGTGGCGATCGGCCGGGCCAACTTTATTGACGGCTCTTTTGTAAAGCCGGGCGCGGTGGTGATCGATGTCGGGATGAACCGCCTGGATAACGGCAAGCTGGCCGGGGACGTGGATTATGAAAGTGCGAAGGAAGTTGCCGGCTATATCACTCCGGTACCGGGCGGCGTCGGACCAATGACCATAACCATGCTGATGGCCAACACGCTGACTGCGGCTAAGCGCCGCCGCGGCCTGGATCAGGAATAG
- the dxs gene encoding 1-deoxy-D-xylulose-5-phosphate synthase — MLLPQINDPQQLKALSVEELATLAEEIRRFLIEKLTATGGHLGSNLGVVELTLALHYCYDSPRDKMIYDVGHQAYVHKILTGRQDRFDTLRKKDGLCGFVKRAESEHDVWEAGHSSTSLSAAMGMAMARDLKGEDNKVIAVIGDGALTGGMAFEALNHIGHERRKLMVILNDNEMSIAPNVGAMHNYLSKIRSDRHYLRAKDEVEGLLKKIPAIGGRLAKTAQNVKDSLKYMMVPGVLFEELGFTYLGPVDGHDVEKLIDTFHQADNVSGPVLVHVLTTKGKGYKPAETDFYKSHAISPYKIESGQSLKAVGNPMYTEVFGETLIELGREDKRLIAVTPAMPGGSGLFPFAKEFPDRMIDVGIAEQHAATLCAALAMEGMKPVYAVYSTFMQRAYDQIVHDICRHNANVMFAIDRAGFVGADGETHQGVYDIAFMRHIPNMVMMMPKDENELRHMMKTALEYNDGPIAYRYPRIDGTGVALDAELKPLPIGTWERLRPGDDYAVLACGPMVQVAEEAAELLRREGIQLGVVNARFLKPLDSSMLLDLAHAGTGMIVMEEACEAGSLGSAVLEFYAEHEIYDARVHLMGVPDIFVEHGSIKEQRQQTGLTVEAVISRVKAMKASSAFAYKTTSTS, encoded by the coding sequence GTGCTGCTTCCACAAATAAATGATCCTCAGCAACTTAAAGCTTTGTCAGTTGAGGAGCTGGCTACCCTTGCGGAGGAAATCCGCCGGTTTCTGATCGAGAAGCTTACTGCAACCGGCGGGCACCTTGGCTCTAATCTGGGGGTAGTGGAGCTCACGCTGGCCCTGCACTACTGTTATGACAGTCCCCGGGACAAAATGATATACGACGTAGGGCATCAGGCATATGTCCATAAGATCCTTACCGGCCGCCAGGACCGTTTTGACACGCTGCGCAAGAAAGACGGGTTGTGCGGTTTTGTGAAGCGGGCAGAGAGCGAGCATGATGTCTGGGAAGCCGGACACAGCAGCACCTCCCTGTCTGCGGCCATGGGAATGGCGATGGCCCGTGACCTGAAGGGCGAGGACAACAAGGTTATCGCAGTAATCGGGGACGGGGCGCTTACCGGCGGGATGGCGTTTGAAGCGCTTAACCATATCGGCCATGAACGCCGCAAGCTGATGGTTATCCTGAATGACAACGAAATGTCCATCGCTCCGAACGTAGGGGCAATGCATAATTATCTGAGCAAAATCCGTTCAGACCGCCATTATCTGCGCGCCAAGGATGAAGTGGAAGGACTTCTCAAGAAAATTCCGGCCATCGGCGGAAGACTCGCCAAGACAGCCCAGAATGTAAAGGACAGCCTCAAATACATGATGGTGCCCGGCGTGCTGTTCGAAGAGCTTGGCTTTACTTACCTGGGTCCGGTTGACGGCCATGACGTAGAGAAGCTGATCGATACCTTCCATCAGGCGGATAACGTATCCGGACCTGTATTGGTGCATGTTCTGACTACCAAGGGCAAAGGGTATAAACCGGCTGAAACCGATTTTTATAAGTCACACGCCATTTCGCCATACAAAATTGAGTCCGGCCAGTCTCTGAAGGCTGTCGGCAATCCGATGTACACCGAAGTGTTCGGGGAGACGCTGATTGAGCTGGGCCGAGAGGACAAACGGCTGATCGCCGTTACACCGGCAATGCCGGGCGGATCGGGCTTGTTCCCGTTCGCCAAGGAGTTTCCCGACCGGATGATTGATGTCGGCATTGCCGAGCAGCATGCGGCAACGCTCTGCGCAGCGCTGGCCATGGAGGGGATGAAGCCGGTTTATGCCGTCTACTCCACCTTTATGCAGAGGGCATACGATCAGATTGTGCATGACATTTGCCGCCACAACGCCAATGTCATGTTCGCCATCGACCGTGCAGGCTTTGTGGGGGCTGACGGTGAAACACATCAAGGGGTATACGATATCGCCTTTATGCGCCACATCCCGAATATGGTGATGATGATGCCCAAGGATGAGAATGAGCTGCGCCACATGATGAAGACGGCGCTTGAATATAATGACGGTCCGATTGCCTACCGGTATCCGCGTATTGACGGTACTGGCGTGGCGCTGGACGCCGAGCTGAAGCCGCTGCCGATAGGCACCTGGGAGCGGCTGCGTCCAGGCGATGACTACGCGGTGCTGGCCTGCGGGCCGATGGTACAGGTGGCGGAGGAAGCGGCGGAGCTGCTGAGACGTGAAGGCATTCAGCTGGGGGTTGTCAACGCCCGGTTCCTGAAGCCGCTGGACAGCTCCATGCTGCTGGACCTGGCCCATGCGGGAACAGGGATGATTGTGATGGAGGAAGCCTGCGAGGCGGGAAGTTTGGGCAGCGCCGTGCTTGAATTTTATGCGGAGCATGAAATTTATGATGCCCGGGTCCATTTGATGGGCGTGCCGGATATCTTTGTGGAGCATGGCTCGATCAAAGAGCAGCGCCAGCAAACCGGGCTGACCGTTGAAGCGGTAATCAGCCGTGTCAAAGCGATGAAGGCATCGAGCGCTTTTGCCTACAAGACGACTTCAACCTCCTGA
- the xseA gene encoding exodeoxyribonuclease VII large subunit, whose product MAPERQVYSIKELNRYIRMKLDSDVVLSDVWVRGEISNFTHHGSGHMYFTLKDESSRIKSIMFASHNQRLPFVPKEGTKVIARGNVTVYERDGQYQFYAMHMQPDGIGSLYLAYEQLKNKLELEGLFAAARKRPLPRFPRCIGVITSPTGAAVRDIIITLQRRFPQVAVVLYPVLVQGKGAGPSIVKAIQNLNAMGEADVLIVGRGGGSLEELWAFNEEAVARAIAASGIPVISAVGHETDFTIADFAADLRAATPTAAAELAVPHAAELAAQLRTAQQRLRQGLLRRSQRGGERLASLQRSLALVGPRRQLAQHAQRLDMLRAGLLRAARDRHGRAREQRAVLHHSLQRFHPQASVSAARRRTESLTRELAGAMQVRLQEKRSRFAAELRHLDALSPLKVMSRGYSLVYDEKEEHLIKSLKEVELGDVVNIKLNDGQLSCQVWGMKEDGITNGEGS is encoded by the coding sequence ATGGCACCGGAACGGCAGGTCTACTCGATAAAGGAGCTTAACCGTTATATCCGCATGAAGCTGGATTCCGATGTGGTGCTCTCCGATGTATGGGTCCGCGGGGAAATCTCGAATTTCACCCACCATGGCAGCGGTCATATGTATTTCACACTGAAGGATGAGAGCAGCCGGATCAAGTCAATCATGTTCGCATCGCATAACCAGCGGCTGCCTTTTGTTCCGAAGGAAGGGACGAAGGTCATCGCCAGAGGCAATGTGACTGTCTACGAGCGGGACGGGCAGTATCAGTTCTATGCTATGCATATGCAGCCTGACGGGATCGGCAGCCTGTACCTGGCATATGAACAGCTGAAGAACAAGCTGGAGCTGGAGGGGCTGTTCGCGGCGGCACGCAAGCGGCCGCTTCCGCGGTTCCCGCGCTGCATCGGGGTCATAACCTCCCCGACCGGCGCGGCTGTGCGGGACATTATCATCACGCTGCAGCGGCGGTTTCCGCAGGTGGCGGTGGTGCTCTATCCTGTCCTCGTGCAGGGCAAGGGGGCAGGGCCGTCCATTGTGAAGGCCATTCAGAATCTGAACGCGATGGGCGAAGCCGATGTGCTCATCGTCGGCCGCGGGGGCGGCTCCCTGGAGGAGCTGTGGGCCTTCAACGAGGAGGCCGTCGCCCGGGCGATCGCGGCCTCCGGCATCCCGGTCATCTCGGCCGTGGGCCACGAGACCGACTTCACGATCGCCGACTTCGCCGCCGATCTTCGGGCGGCGACCCCGACGGCGGCGGCCGAGCTGGCGGTGCCGCACGCCGCCGAGCTGGCGGCGCAGCTCCGCACGGCGCAGCAGCGCCTGCGCCAAGGGCTGCTGCGCCGCTCGCAGCGCGGCGGCGAGCGCCTCGCCTCGCTGCAGCGCTCGCTGGCGCTGGTCGGCCCGCGCCGCCAGCTGGCCCAGCACGCGCAGCGGCTGGACATGCTGCGCGCCGGGCTGCTCCGCGCAGCGAGGGACCGGCACGGCCGCGCGCGCGAGCAGCGGGCCGTGCTGCACCACAGCCTGCAGCGCTTCCACCCGCAGGCGAGTGTCAGCGCTGCGCGGCGGCGCACCGAGAGCCTCACCCGCGAACTCGCGGGTGCCATGCAGGTGCGCCTGCAGGAGAAGCGCTCGCGCTTCGCCGCCGAGCTGCGCCATCTCGATGCGCTCAGCCCGCTGAAGGTGATGTCGCGGGGCTACAGCCTCGTCTACGATGAGAAGGAAGAGCATTTAATCAAATCGCTGAAGGAAGTTGAGCTTGGCGATGTGGTCAACATCAAGCTGAATGACGGACAGCTAAGCTGCCAGGTGTGGGGAATGAAGGAGGATGGCATAACGAATGGCGAAGGAAGCTGA
- a CDS encoding polyprenyl synthetase family protein: MSPFEPKQEAEPAGTSLRQPLKEYIAEISSLVMSELEAALPGEWSVPGNLKDAMNYSLQAGGKRLRPLLVIAACEALGGSRQAALPVAAAIEMVHTYSLIHDDLPAMDNDDYRRGKLTNHKVYGEATAILAGDALLTHAFYSVVQASRKHGVPAEHALSVVEDLAEMAGPRGMVGGQIADMEGEQGLTSLEQLQYIHRHKTGDLIVFSLTAGGRIAGADSRQLEALRDFGTHIGLAFQIQDDILDLVGDEGKLGKKTGSDLKQQKVTYPYFIGLDASRDEVKRLTEAARSAVLEGGFQDNTRLLDIADYLMKRDH; encoded by the coding sequence ATGAGCCCGTTTGAGCCGAAGCAGGAAGCGGAGCCCGCGGGGACATCCTTGCGGCAGCCGCTGAAGGAATATATAGCCGAGATCAGCAGCCTGGTGATGAGCGAGCTGGAGGCGGCCTTGCCCGGAGAGTGGAGCGTACCCGGCAATCTTAAGGACGCGATGAACTACTCGCTGCAGGCGGGCGGCAAACGTCTGCGTCCGCTGCTCGTCATCGCCGCCTGCGAGGCGCTGGGCGGCAGCCGCCAGGCAGCGCTGCCTGTAGCCGCTGCCATTGAGATGGTACATACCTACTCGCTGATCCACGACGATCTGCCCGCTATGGACAATGATGATTACCGGCGCGGCAAACTTACCAATCACAAGGTTTACGGCGAGGCTACGGCCATACTGGCCGGAGATGCGCTGCTCACCCATGCGTTCTACAGTGTTGTGCAGGCTTCGCGGAAGCATGGCGTGCCCGCAGAACACGCGCTTTCCGTTGTGGAGGACCTGGCGGAAATGGCAGGCCCGAGAGGGATGGTCGGCGGGCAAATCGCCGATATGGAAGGCGAGCAGGGCCTTACCAGCCTGGAGCAGCTTCAATACATCCACCGCCACAAGACAGGGGATCTGATTGTCTTTTCCCTGACGGCCGGGGGACGCATTGCCGGGGCGGACAGCAGGCAGCTGGAAGCGCTGCGCGATTTCGGCACGCATATCGGCCTGGCCTTTCAGATTCAGGATGATATCCTGGATCTGGTCGGGGACGAGGGCAAGCTCGGCAAAAAAACAGGCAGCGACCTCAAACAGCAGAAGGTCACCTACCCGTATTTTATCGGCCTGGACGCTTCCCGCGATGAGGTGAAGCGGCTGACGGAAGCCGCCCGCAGCGCTGTCCTTGAAGGCGGTTTTCAGGACAATACGCGTCTCTTGGACATTGCGGACTACCTTATGAAGCGCGATCATTAG
- the nusB gene encoding transcription antitermination factor NusB has protein sequence MKRRLAREIIVQSLYQMEMNDVESADAVEMLIAEAAEENESEHVITDEVELKAYVVGHVNGVWEHKMAIDDMLEHYLKGWQMSRLSRVDRQILRLATFEMVFADDVPAKVAVNEAIDLAKHFGTEDSGKFVNGVLGKMIQEIDTLKTEL, from the coding sequence ATGAAAAGACGTTTAGCAAGAGAAATTATTGTCCAAAGCCTGTATCAGATGGAAATGAATGATGTGGAAAGCGCGGATGCGGTAGAGATGCTGATTGCCGAAGCGGCAGAAGAGAATGAATCCGAACATGTGATTACAGACGAAGTCGAGCTGAAGGCTTATGTAGTCGGGCATGTCAACGGCGTGTGGGAGCATAAGATGGCGATTGACGATATGCTGGAGCATTACCTGAAGGGCTGGCAGATGAGCCGTCTTTCCCGGGTGGACCGCCAGATTCTCCGTTTGGCCACCTTCGAGATGGTCTTCGCGGATGACGTGCCTGCCAAGGTTGCTGTCAATGAAGCCATCGATCTGGCCAAACATTTCGGCACTGAAGATTCCGGCAAATTCGTTAACGGTGTGCTGGGCAAGATGATTCAGGAGATCGATACGCTTAAGACCGAACTGTAG
- the amaP gene encoding alkaline shock response membrane anchor protein AmaP → MAKILDRLLLFLYSLCIGILSVIAILLLSGAIPDSYEALDRPEAYIAAIAVAVILFLLSIRFFYISLRRDRASLPSVDQRTEYGDIQISMETIENLSLKAAGKVKGIRDLKSRIRVSQAGLEIMIRAVVDGEHSLPLLTTEVQRQVHEFVQETTGIPVADVSVYIANLTQSPSFKSRVE, encoded by the coding sequence GTGGCCAAAATTTTGGACAGGCTTTTGCTGTTCCTCTACAGCTTATGCATCGGAATATTATCTGTAATTGCCATCCTCCTGTTAAGCGGTGCCATTCCGGACTCCTATGAAGCGCTGGACAGACCAGAGGCATATATAGCTGCAATCGCTGTGGCCGTTATTCTGTTCCTGCTCAGCATCCGTTTCTTCTACATTTCGCTGCGCCGTGACCGTGCTTCCCTGCCTTCGGTCGATCAGCGGACAGAATATGGAGACATTCAAATCTCCATGGAAACGATTGAGAATCTGAGCCTGAAGGCTGCCGGCAAAGTCAAAGGCATCCGGGATCTCAAGTCGCGCATCCGCGTCTCCCAGGCGGGCCTTGAGATTATGATCCGCGCCGTTGTCGACGGGGAGCATTCCCTGCCGCTGCTGACAACCGAGGTTCAGCGCCAGGTGCATGAATTTGTGCAGGAAACGACCGGAATTCCTGTAGCGGACGTGTCTGTATACATTGCTAACCTCACACAGTCTCCAAGCTTCAAAAGTCGAGTGGAATAG
- a CDS encoding TlyA family RNA methyltransferase, with protein MEHPKERIDVLLVEQGFFASREKAKAAIMAGLVLADEERIEKAGMKVPRSAVLRVKGAVHPYVSRGGLKLEKALRQFGIDLNGRVMLDIGSSTGGFTDCALQNGASHVYAIDVGYNQLDWRLRNDERVSVMEQTNFRYMTPPDLQGPVPDFASIDVSFISLKIILPPLIALLERPADIAALIKPQFEAGREKVGKSGVVREPAVHKEVLMGVLGMASGLGYRLEGLTFSPITGGEGNIEFLAHWKLLPDTAETGASRTELSPDKNKPEDFAALADTVIQEAAATFKVSTPGNSSKR; from the coding sequence ATGGAACACCCTAAGGAACGGATTGATGTGCTGTTAGTGGAACAAGGTTTTTTTGCGAGCCGCGAGAAGGCCAAGGCCGCCATTATGGCCGGACTGGTGCTTGCGGATGAGGAACGGATTGAGAAGGCAGGCATGAAGGTACCGCGCAGCGCGGTTTTGAGAGTAAAAGGAGCTGTGCACCCTTATGTCAGCCGGGGCGGCCTGAAGCTGGAAAAGGCGCTGCGGCAGTTCGGCATTGATCTGAACGGGCGCGTGATGCTCGATATCGGCTCTTCTACAGGAGGCTTCACCGATTGCGCCCTCCAGAACGGGGCGAGCCATGTCTATGCGATTGATGTCGGCTACAACCAGCTGGACTGGAGACTGCGCAATGATGAGCGGGTAAGCGTAATGGAACAGACGAATTTCCGTTATATGACCCCGCCGGACCTGCAAGGTCCGGTTCCCGATTTTGCCAGCATTGATGTGTCTTTTATTTCATTGAAGATTATTTTGCCGCCGCTTATCGCACTGCTTGAACGTCCCGCCGATATCGCTGCCCTTATCAAGCCGCAGTTCGAAGCCGGGCGGGAAAAGGTAGGAAAGTCCGGAGTGGTCCGTGAGCCTGCTGTCCACAAAGAGGTGCTGATGGGTGTGCTCGGCATGGCTTCCGGGCTGGGCTACCGGCTGGAAGGTTTAACCTTTTCCCCGATTACCGGGGGTGAAGGGAACATAGAGTTTTTGGCGCACTGGAAGCTGCTTCCCGACACTGCGGAGACCGGTGCATCCCGGACAGAGCTATCCCCAGATAAGAATAAGCCCGAAGATTTCGCGGCGCTCGCCGATACCGTGATTCAAGAAGCGGCAGCGACCTTTAAAGTCAGTACCCCTGGAAACTCATCGAAACGATGA